Proteins encoded within one genomic window of Polaribacter sp. NJDZ03:
- the fbp gene encoding class 1 fructose-bisphosphatase yields the protein MTGKKQTLGEFIIEHQHAFKYSSGELSSLLNSIRLAAKVVNHEVNKAGLVDIIGAAGDTNIQGEDQQKLDVYANDKFIQTLTRRNIVCGIASEEEDSFISINSNDENHQNKYVVLIDPLDGSSNIDVNVSVGTIFSIYRRITPTGTPVELKDFLQKGSAQVAAGYVVYGTSTMIVYTTGDGVNGFTLNPAIGTFYLSHPNMKFPEDGTMYSVNEGNYLDFPLGVKKYIKYCQEEEGNRPYTSRYIGSLVSDFHRNMIKGGIYMYPKGSRNPNGKLRLLYECNPMAFIAEQANGKSSDGYTRTMDVEPTELHQRVPFICGSKNMVNQLEEFMQIHGE from the coding sequence ATGACAGGAAAAAAACAAACTTTAGGTGAATTTATTATAGAACATCAACATGCTTTTAAATATAGTTCTGGAGAGCTTTCTAGCCTTCTAAACTCTATAAGATTAGCTGCAAAAGTGGTAAATCACGAAGTTAATAAAGCTGGTTTAGTAGACATTATTGGTGCCGCTGGAGACACGAATATTCAAGGAGAAGATCAACAAAAATTAGATGTATATGCTAACGATAAGTTTATACAGACTTTAACAAGAAGAAATATTGTTTGTGGTATTGCTAGTGAAGAAGAAGATAGTTTTATTTCCATTAATAGTAATGATGAAAATCATCAGAATAAATATGTTGTTTTAATTGATCCTTTAGATGGTTCTTCTAATATTGATGTAAATGTATCTGTAGGAACTATTTTTTCTATTTATAGACGTATTACACCAACAGGTACTCCTGTAGAATTAAAAGATTTTTTACAGAAAGGAAGCGCACAAGTTGCTGCGGGTTATGTAGTTTACGGAACCTCTACGATGATTGTTTATACAACCGGAGATGGTGTTAATGGATTTACTTTAAACCCTGCAATTGGTACTTTTTACTTGTCTCACCCAAACATGAAATTCCCAGAAGACGGAACGATGTACTCTGTAAACGAAGGAAATTACTTAGACTTTCCTTTAGGTGTAAAAAAATATATTAAATATTGCCAAGAGGAAGAAGGAAACAGACCTTATACCAGCAGATATATTGGTTCTTTGGTTTCTGATTTTCATAGAAACATGATAAAAGGTGGTATTTATATGTATCCAAAAGGTTCTAGAAACCCGAACGGAAAATTACGTTTACTTTATGAATGCAATCCAATGGCTTTTATAGCAGAACAAGCTAACGGAAAATCTTCTGATGGATATACAAGAACTATGGATGTGGAGCCTACTGAGCTACATCAAAGAGTTCCTTTTATTTGTGGAAGCAAAAATATGGTAAATCAGCTGGAAGAATTTATGCAAATACACGGAGAATAA
- a CDS encoding superoxide dismutase, with protein sequence MAFQLPELGYAYDALEPNIDAKTMEIHHSKHHQGYTNNLNNAIAGTDLEGKSIEDILTNLDMSNGAVRNNGGGFYNHSLFWTVLNPNDRGYLSGELKDAIEAAFGTKDDFIAAFSKAAATQFGSGWAWLCVLPGGKVEICSTPNQDNPLMPGVTCGGTPILGLDVWEHAYYLNYQNRRPDYINAFFDVINWNEVEKRYATAK encoded by the coding sequence ATGGCTTTTCAATTACCGGAATTAGGATACGCTTACGATGCGTTAGAACCAAATATTGATGCAAAAACTATGGAAATTCACCATAGTAAACATCATCAAGGATATACAAACAATTTAAACAATGCAATTGCAGGTACTGACTTAGAAGGAAAATCTATTGAAGATATTCTTACTAATTTAGATATGAGCAATGGAGCTGTTAGAAATAATGGTGGTGGTTTTTACAATCATTCTTTATTCTGGACAGTTTTAAACCCAAATGATAGAGGATATTTATCTGGTGAATTAAAAGATGCTATTGAAGCAGCTTTTGGTACTAAAGATGATTTTATTGCAGCTTTTTCTAAAGCAGCAGCTACTCAATTTGGTTCTGGTTGGGCTTGGTTATGTGTTTTACCAGGAGGTAAAGTAGAAATTTGTTCTACGCCAAACCAAGATAATCCATTAATGCCAGGTGTAACTTGTGGAGGAACTCCAATCTTAGGATTAGATGTTTGGGAACATGCTTACTACTTAAACTACCAAAACAGAAGACCAGATTATATCAATGCATTTTTTGATGTAATTAACTGGAATGAAGTTGAAAAACGTTACGCAACAGCAAAGTAA